A single Loxodonta africana isolate mLoxAfr1 chromosome 12, mLoxAfr1.hap2, whole genome shotgun sequence DNA region contains:
- the NPTX2 gene encoding neuronal pentraxin-2 — MLALLAAGVALAVAAAAQDGPAPGSRFVCTALPPEAARAGCPLPAAPMQGGAPSPEEELRAAVLQLRETVVQQKETLGAQREAIRELTGKLARCEGLAGGKAPGRAATGKDATMGDLPRDPGHVVEQLSRSLQTLKDRLESLEHQLRGNVSNAVLPSDFREVLQRRLGELERQLLHKVAELEDEKSLLHNETSAHRQKTESALNALLQRVTELERGNSAFKSPDAFKVSLPLRTNYLYGKIKKTLPELYAFTICLWLRSSASPGIGTPFSYAVPGQANEIVLIEWGNNPIELLINDKVTQLPLFVSDGKWHHVCITWTTRDGMWEAFQDGEKLGTGENLAPWHPIKPGGVLILGQEQDTVGGRFDATQAFVGELSQFNIWDRVLRAQEIVNIANCSTNMPGNIIPWVDNNVDVFGGASKWPVETCEERLLDL; from the exons ATGCTGGCCCTGCTGGCCGCCGGCGTGGCTCTCGCCGTGGCTGCCGCGGCCCAGGACGGCCCGGCGCCCGGCAGCCGCTTCGTGTGCACCGCGCTGCCCCCGGAGGCGGCGCGCGCCGGCTGCCCGCTGCCCGCGGCGCCCATGCAAGGCGGCGCGCCGAGCCCCGAGGAGGAGCTGCGGGCCGCCGTGCTGCAGCTGCGCGAGACCGTCGTGCAGCAGAAGGAGACGCTGGGCGCCCAGCGCGAGGCCATCCGCGAGCTCACGGGCAAGCTGGCGCGCTGCGAGGGGCTGGCGGGCGGCAAGGCGCCGGGCAGGGCGGCCACGGGCAAGGACGCCACCATGGGCGACCTGCCGCGCGACCCGGGCCACGTCGTGGAGCAGCTCAGCCGCTCGCTGCAGACGCTCAAGGACCGCCTGGAGAGCCTCGAG CATCAGCTCCGTGGGAACGTGTCAAATGCTGTGCTCCCCAGCGACTTCCGAGAGGTGCTCCAGAGGCGGCTGGGGGAGTTGGAGCGGCAGCTGCTGCACAAGGTAGCTGAGCTggaggacgagaagtccctgctCCACAATGAGACCTCAGCTCACCGGCAGAAGACCGAGAGCGCCCTGAACGCCCTGCTGCAGAGGGTGACTGAGCTGGAGCGAG GCAACAGTGCATTTAAGTCGCCGGATGCCTTCAAAGTATCCCTACCCCTCCGCACCAACTACCTGTATGGCAAGATCAAGAAGACACTGCCTGAGCTGTATGCTTTTACCATCTGCCTGTGGCTGAGGTCCAGTGCCTCGCCAGGCATCGGCACCCCGTTCTCATATGCAGTGCCTGGGCAGGCCAACGAGATCGTGCTCATTGAGTGGGGCAACAACCCCATCGAGCTGCTCATCAATGACAAG gtcacccagctaccccTGTTTGTCAGTGATGGCAAGTGGCACCACGTCTGCATCACCTGGACAACACGAGATGGCATGTGGGAAGCCTTCCAAGACGGGGAGAAGCTTGGCACTGGCGAGAACCTGGCCCCCTGGCACCCCATCAAGCCAGGGGGTGTGTTGATCCTCGGGCAGGAGCAG GACACGGTTGGGGGCAGGTTTGATGCTACTCAGGCATTTGTGGGGGAGCTCAGCCAGTTCAACATATGGGACCGGGTGCTCCGTGCGCAGGAAATTGTCAACATTGCCAACTGCTCCACCAACATGCCAGGCAACATCATCCCCTGGGTGGACAACAACGTTGACGTGTTCGGAGGGGCCTCCAAGTGGCCTGTGGAGACCTGTGAGGAGCGGCTCCTTGACTTATAG